One Miscanthus floridulus cultivar M001 unplaced genomic scaffold, ASM1932011v1 fs_439_1_2, whole genome shotgun sequence genomic region harbors:
- the LOC136531788 gene encoding AAA-ATPase At2g46620-like yields MGPDGGGVGGVIGALVYGALAVVALRLVLSYKSAAHALRRAWRWADEWAQAYQYYEVPRLAGDGGGAENPLFRKAAAYVASLPSLEDADAACVLSSAAKSNDFALQLGPGHTARDAFLGARLAWTNAGDGRLVLRVRRHDRTRVLRPYLQHLESVADEMEARRRELRLYANATGDCAPRWTSAPFTHPATLDTVAMDPDLKARVRADLESFLKGRAYYHRLGRVWRRSYLLYGAPGTGKSTFAAAMARFLGYDVYDIDLSRGGCDDLRALLLDTTPRSLILVEDLDRYLRGGSGNGDGETAAARTARVLSFMDGLSSCCGEERVMVFTMSGGKDGVDPAVLRPGRLDVHIHFTMCDFEGFKALASNYLGLKDHKLYPQVEEGFHAGARLSPAELGEIMLANRGSPSRALRTVISALQHVAPSPSSAQPQRTSTAARPPRLTSRLSGHLDGASAAASEEASTAEHSPRGGGGGGFAKDAPIREIKKLYGLIKYRSRKDAGVVPVDDSAASPNGRGSDVSSEKDR; encoded by the coding sequence ATGGGGCcggacggcggcggcgtcggAGGGGTGATCGGGGCCCTGGTCTACGGGGCGCTGGCGGTGGTGGCGCTGCGGCTGGTGCTGTCGTACAAGTCGGCGGCGCACGCGCTGCGGCGGGCGTGGCGGTGGGCGGACGAGTGGGCGCAGGCGTACCAGTACTATGAGGTGCCGCGCCTCGccggggacggcggcggcgcggagaaCCCGCTGTTCCGGAAGGCGGCGGCGTACGTGGCGTCGCTGCCGTCGCTCGAGGACGCGGACGCCGCCTGCGTGCTGTCGTCGGCGGCCAAGAGCAACGACTTCGCGCTGCAGCTGGGGCCGGGCCACACCGCGCGGGACGCCTTCCTGGGCGCGCGCCTCGCGTGGACCAACGCCGGGGACGGCCGCCTCGTGCTGCGCGTGCGCCGCCACGACCGCACACGCGTGCTGCGGCCCTACCTGCAGCACCTCGAGTCCGTCGCCGACGAGATGGAGGCGCGCCGCCGCGAGCTGCGGCTCTACGCCAACGCCACCGGCGATTGCGCGCCGCGGTGGACGTCCGCGCCCTTCACCCACCCGGCCACGCTCGACACGGTGGCCATGGACCCGGACCTCAAGGCCCGCGTCCGCGCCGACCTGGAGAGCTTCCTCAAGGGCCGCGCGTACTACCACCGCCTCGGCCGCGTCTGGCGCAGGAGCTACCTGCTCTACGGCGCTCCCGGCACGGGCAAGTCCACGTTCGCCGCCGCGATGGCGAGGTTCCTGGGATACGACGTCTACGACATCGACCTGTCCCGCGGCGGCTGCGACGACCTCCGCGCCCTGCTTCTGGACACCACCCCGCGGTCGCTCATCCTCGTGGAGGACCTCGACCGCTACCTGCGCGGTGGCAgcggcaacggcgacggcgagacggcggcggcgaggactgCGCGTGTGCTCAGCTTCATGGACGGGCTCTCCTCGTGCTGCGGCGAGGAGCGCGTGATGGTGTTCACCATGAGCGGAGGCAAGGACGGCGTGGACCCGGCCGTGCTGCGGCCGGGGCGGCTCGACGTGCACATCCACTTCACCATGTGCGACTTCGAGGGATTCAAGGCTCTGGCAAGCAACTACCTGGGGCTCAAGGACCACAAGCTGTACCCGCAGGTGGAGGAGGGGTTCCACGCCGGCGCCCGCCTCAGCCCCGCCGAGCTCGGCGAGATCATGCTCGCCAACCGCGGGTCCCCGAGCCGCGCGCTCCGCACCGTCATCAGCGCGCTGCAGCACGTGGCGCCGTCACCGTCGTCAGCGCAGCCGCAGCGGACCAGCACCGCCGCGCGGCCGCCGAGGCTGACCTCGAGATTGTCCGGGCACCTCGACGGGGCGAGCGCTGCGGCGTCGGAGGAGGCCAGCACGGCGGAGCATTCGCcgcggggcgggggcgggggaggtttCGCCAAGGACGCGCCGATCAGGGAGATAAAAAAGCTCTACGGTCTGATCAAGTACAGGAGCCGCAAGGACGCCGGCGTCGTGCCGGTGGACGACAGCGCGGCGTCGCCGAACGGGCGGGGCAGCGACGTTAGCTCCGAGAAGGACCGGTGA